A window from Carassius gibelio isolate Cgi1373 ecotype wild population from Czech Republic chromosome B3, carGib1.2-hapl.c, whole genome shotgun sequence encodes these proteins:
- the LOC127952309 gene encoding uncharacterized protein LOC127952309, producing the protein MMDDDTEIAVVGIGCHFPGGEGLENFWRVLLQGENCAVQIPNDRFNLSQWYDPNESKAGKTYTAKAALINGLNEFDNKFFGITDAESNNMDPQHKLLLQCTYRALEDAGIPMEKASGTRTGVFLGLMNRDFELASIRTNPKHIDHTVATGVAMSIAANRISYIFNFTGPSLSIDCACSSSLVALHFACQAIKQGDCEMAVCGGVSCILEPVIFVSLSKAKMISSDGTSKPFSSKADGYGRGEGCGIILLKPLKKALKDHDHIWGIICKTAVNQDGHSVSPITKPSMVQQEELLKKIYSTETDLINVQYIEAHGTGTPVGDPVEAGSISKVIAKARPKKSGPLIIGSVKSNIGHTESAAGVAGLIKVLLMMEHKTIVPSLFYSMENSSIDIESLNMKIPTTAEKWIRDGRSGRFAGINNFGFGGTNAHASVRQYVQSKKPNVQQISKSQQYFVISAASEKSIKNIIKDTAEQIRAGKISNLQALSYTSACRRSHLKNKYRKIFQTSSLTELQEKLNASVQKKLVPSKTDSKLVFVFCGNGVTYHGMCKQLLKQEPVFREEIIKIESLLQSYRSLNLIEMLESESEKSTDPSDPKIVQPLLFAIQVAIVKLLKHWGISPDAVLGHSIGEVAAAHCSGLLSLEDSVKIIHYRSSLQSTVTGGKMLVVSNMAVSEILKILPSYSGRVCLAAYNSPQSCTLSGDADDIDRLHQNLSISARGTELFLRILDVPAAYHSHKMDPIESKVKESIGSLQAHSLETELFSTVTGVSLCSSDFITGEYWARNIREPVEFEQAVKSAAKNKKNAIFVEIGPRKSLQRYINETLGNDFIVIPSVQPDKDHETMLAVVSKLFEFGVTVDWEMLYKGFETEPIPYPRYQFDDVKSDVFTSRLQSNATTSNHPVVTQIGTGSSMFSCDLSSESVAFLQEHKHNGVAIIPGAFYAELGLAAYMAYAKPKVPLSSLQLSIKFQSPFAFTQKTPEINIQLDHSENLDDNTCNFKIQSTSAVYAFGTVETKPGRMPEEQFISLDCISKRCTLHMTTEDLYKHLSQTGFEYGSVFRNKADIFCGEEFREVISVVKVPKELFPQLHDYHVHPVVLDYVMQIVPITIGHDVSSRPQFPAQIGSLTVFEPLQKEMVVYLRAVNVGEDEFDICGCLANKQGRVLVELSYVKIKMLGSRSQVVKEYFFHNNLSIISEFAQFDTQIKALVFSDQVGISEALQQYLDPKSRYVSPLKANILLEDGVELLLSKLKISSVKKNFQEILFIWSDADLTSLESEKVLDGMAGCCEVFRKIVGYLKTLHFPGDIRVITYRCSETLVDSINPGFVLSGMTRACAAELPELSFQLIDMGSASFEDIRALIQVLRSYPCHKYPELVVKEGIILKPEITHTPLPTLAISSTNVHMLHDQVFMLQTSDPYIMKNLSATQVDNLIELKQGKNIELHLRKICIHSSDYFPVSISDLNYGQTLYWNKHTNENHKLLALDFSGTVTAVGKDVSKFKVGDHVVCCYPVAATTKVVLPAAVCCKAKRLSFLNEIPCVSYMVLAWEILHKALPRAKQPRKLGIFSTVPDSALMTVLIAIANRLGWTVRVSTQADQLFCDFSEVVGAVFLPPYNVKTAQIASSVKGIKDIVFVCDNQTDFPFNSTTFRGTNEEVYCHVLYMSQIMQKSSLQTQMPQIYRWLISMDLGRKSLSLDATAVQRVKSQDVDLLSVKESESYFRCQIVPIIVLNSAAKHQLSDIPVMPKHGLFQKDSVYIVTGGLTGLGFETVKFIAQKGGGKIVILSRSNPNSAMQQEISQVSSQWDSVIKSLPCDVSISEQVNQMMVNIGKLFPSSPIKGVFHSAVVLHDGLIERLDRSLYEKVMRPKVNGVINLHRATLQCNLDYFVCYSSISAFIGNPSQTNYAAANTFMDTFCQYRRNIGLSGQSINWGALNLGLLLNKVHFQRFLEAKGIMLLEIPEIHESLEQCLLINKPQQVVCRFDFNKSWNNILSQNKSLSVRLYKIAQEAIIKTGVIMSRPEQPMTSSSPRDYLQLMISETAGVEMDELNDDVKLFDLGIDSMLAMTLQNVLFADRGVNVPLVTLLDPNSTLLTLIKILEQNCVEEYQNDDESNSTYL; encoded by the exons ATGATGGATGATGATACAGAAATTGCTGTTGTTGGCATCGGATGCCATTTTCCTGGag GCGAGGGGCTTGAAAACTTCTGGAGAGTCCTCCTTCAAGGAGAAAACTGTGCAGTTCAGATACCAAATGACAGGTTTAATCTCTCTCAGTGGTATGATCCAAATGAGAGTAAAGCAGGAAAGACATACACAGCAAAGGCAGCACTTATTAATGG atTGAATGAGTTTGACAACAAGTTCTTCGGCATCACTGATGCTGAATCGAACAATATGGACCCTCAGCACAAACTGTTGCTGCAGTGCACCTACAGGGCTCTTGAGGATGCTGGAATACCAATGGAGAAGGCCAGTGGAACGAGAACAGGAGTATTTTTgg GCCTAATGAACAGGGACTTTGAGCTGGCTAGTATAAGGACCAATCCAAAACACATTGACCACACCGTAGCCACTGGTGTCGCTATGAGCATAGCTGCCAACCGCATCTCTTACATATTCAACTTCACTGGCCCCTCATTGTCCATTGACTGTGCCTGCTCCTCATCTCTTGTTGCCCTGCACTTCGCTTGTCAAGCCATAAAACAAG GAGACTGTGAAATGGCCGTGTGTGGGGGTGTGAGCTGTATTTTGGAACCAGTTATATTTGTGTCACTCTCCAAGGCAAAAATGATCTCCTCTGATGGCACCAGTAAACCTTTCAGCAGCAAAGCAGATGGATATGGGAGAGGTGAAGGCTGTGGGATTATTCTTCTAAAGCCtttgaaaaaa GCACTCAAGGACCATGATCACATTTGGGGCATCATTTGCAAAACTGCTGTAAATCAGGATGGCCACAGTGTTAGTCCAATAACCAAACCATCCATGGTACAACAGGAGGAGCTActtaaaaaaatctactcaacaGAGACTGATCTGATTAATGTCCAGTACATAGAAGCTCATGGGACTGGGACTCCAGTTGGAGATCCAGTAGAGGCAGGAAGCATCTCAAAAGTCATTGCCAAAGCAAGACCTAAAAAGTCAGGGCCACTCATCATTGGTTCTGTTAAGAGCAATATTGGACACACAGAATCTGCCGCAGGTGTTGCAGGACTCATAAAGGTTCTCTTGATGATGGAGCACAAAACTATTGTGCCATCATTGTTCTACTCTATGGAAAACTCCAGCATAGACATCGAATCTCTCAATATGAAAATCCCCACCACAGCAGAAAAATGGATCAGAGATGGCAGATCAGGGAGGTTTGCAGGAATTAATAACTTTGGTTTTGGTGGAACAAATGCACATGCAAGTGTCAGACAATATGTGCAGTCAAAAAAGCCAAATGTTCAACAGATTAGCAAATCCCAACAGTACTTTGTCATATCTGCAGCCTctgaaaaatctataaaaaatatcaTTAAAGATACAGCAGAACAAATCAGAGCAGGTAAAATATCAAATCTGCAGGCTTTATCGTACACATCTGCATGTAGaagaagtcatttgaaaaacaaatacagGAAAATATTTCAAACATCATCGTTGACAGAACTGCAAGAGAAACTTAATGCTTCTGTACAGAAAAAGCTTGTACCATCAAAGACAGACTCCAAGctagtttttgtgttttgtggcaaCGGTGTTACATATCATGGTATGTGCAAGCAGCTCCTAAAACAAGAGCCAGTTTTCAGAGAGGAAATCATTAAGATTGAAAGTCTTTTGCAAAGCTATAGAAGTCTGAATCTGATAGAGATGCTGGAAAGTGaatctgagaaaagtacagaTCCATCCGATCCAAAGATTGTCCAGCCTCTTCTGTTTGCCATTCAGGTTGCTATTGTCAAACTTCTGAAACACTGGGGCATTAGTCCTGATGCTGTTTTAGGTCACTCTATTGGAGAAGTTGCTGCAGCTCATTGTTCTGGTTTGTTGTCACTTGAAGACTCAGTGAAAATCATCCACTATCGCAGTTCTTTGCAAAGCACTGTGACAGGAGGGAAGATGCTGGTAGTCAGTAATATGGCTGTTTCTGAAATCTTGAAAATTCTTCCCTCTTATTCGGGAAGGGTTTGCCTGGCTGCTTATAACAGCCCTCAGTCGTGCACCCTCTCAGGAGATGCAGATGACATCGACAGATTGCATCAGAATTTGAGCATCTCAGCCAGAGGAACTGAATTGTTCCTTCGAATTTTGGATGTACCTGCAGCATATCATAGTCACAAGATGGATCCCATTGAGTCCAAAGTAAAAGAAAGTATAGGCTCATTGCAGGCACATAGTTTGGAGACAGAACTGTTCTCAACAGTGACAGGTGTAAGTTTGTGTTCCTCAGATTTTATTACTGGTGAATATTGGGCAAGGAATATCAGAGAGCCAGTTGAATTTGAACAAGCTGTGAAGTCTGCagctaaaaacaaaaagaatgcGATATTTGTTGAAATTGGTCCAAGAAAATCTTTGCAGAGGTACATCAATGAGACTCTGGGAAATGACTTCATTGTGATTCCCTCAGTGCAGCCTGATAAAGATCACGAGACAATGCTTGCTGTTGTTTCCAAACTGTTTGAGTTTGGGGTCACAGTGGACTGGGAAATGTTATACAAAGGTTTTGAGACTGAACCAATTCCCTACCCACGATACCAGTTTGATGATGTGAAGAGTGATGTCTTCACTTCACGCTTGCAGTCAAATGCTACTACTAGCAACCATCCAGTAGTTACACAAATTGGCACAGGCAGTTCAATGTTCAGCTGTGATTTATCCTCTGAATCAGTGGCCTTCCTGCAGGAACACAAGCACAATGGGGTTGCCATCATTCCTGGCGCATTCTATGCAGAGCTGGGTTTAGCAGCTTACATGGCATATGCGAAACCTAAGGTTCCACTAAGTTCCCTGCAGCTCAGCATAAAATTCCAGAGTCCATTCGCTTTCACCCAGAAGACCCCGGAAATAAACATACAGCTGGATCATTCAGAAAATTTGGATGATAACACATGTAACTTCAAAATACAGTCTACTTCTGCAGTCTATGCATTTGGCACAGTAGAAACAAAACCAGGTAGAATGCCTGAAGAACAATTTATTTCATTAGACTGTATTTCCAAAAGATGTACATTGCATATGACTACTGAAGATCTCTACAAGCATCTAAGTCAAACAGGATTTGAATATGGGTCTGTCTTCAGAAATAAGGCAGATATTTTTTGTGGAGAAGAATTTAGAGAGGTTATATCAGTTGTGAAGGTCCCAAAGGAATTATTCCCTCAATTACATGACTATCACGTTCACCCTGTGGTCTTGGATTATGTAATGCAAATTGTACCTATAACTATAGGGCATGATGTGTCATCAAGGCCTCAATTTCCTGCACAAATTGGAAGCCTGACTGTATTTGAACCATTGCAAAAGGAGATGGTTGTAtatctgagagcagtaaatgtgggAGAAGATGAATTTGACATTTGTGGCTGCTTAGCCAACAAACAGGGTAGGGTGTTGGTTGAACTCAGCTATGTGAAGATCAAAATGCTAGGAAGTCGTTCCCAAGTAGTCAAAGAGTACTTCTTCCATAACAATCTCAGTATCATCTCTGAATTTGCTCAATTTGATACACAGATTAAGGCACTGGTATTTTCTGACCAGGTAGGAATTTCCGAAGCATTGCAACAGTACTTGGATCCAAAATCTAGATATGTATCTCCTTTAAAAGCTAACATACTGTTAGAAGATGGAGTTGAACTCCTTCTGTCAAAACTGAAAATTTCAAGTGTAAAGAAAAATTTCCAGGAAATTTTGTTCATTTGGAGTGATGCAGATTTAACCTCTCTCGAATCAGAGAAGGTCTTGGACGGCATGGCAGGGTGTTGTGAGGTTTTCCGAAAGATTGTCGGCTATCTCAAGACGCTTCATTTTCCAGGTGATATCAGAGTAATAACCTATAGGTGCTCTGAGACCTTAGTGGACTCCATCAACCCTGGATTTGTTCTATCAGGCATGACAAGAGCATGTGCAGCTGAGTTGCCAGAGCTTTCCTTCCAGCTGATTGACATGGGCTCTGCCTCTTTTGAGGACATCAGAGCTTTGATTCAAGTCCTTAGGTCTTACCCCTGTCACAAATATCCAGAGCTAGTTGTGAAGGAAGGCATAATTCTCAAACCTGAAATCACCCACACACCATTGCCAACCTTGGCAATCTCTTCAACAAATGTCCACATGTTGCATGATCAAGTCTTTATGTTGCAAACATCTGACCCATAtataatgaaaaatctgtcagcAACACAAGTTGATAATTTAATTGAacttaaacaaggaaaaaacattGAGCTACACCTCAGAAAAATCTGCATTCATTCATCAGACTACTTTCCAGTCAGCATTTCTGATCTGAATTATGGTCAGACATTGTACTGGAACAAGCACACAAATGAAAACCATAAGCTCTTAGCCCTCGACTTCAGTGGCACTGTCACAGCAGTGGGCAAAGATGTCAGTAAATTTAAAGTTGGTGATCACGTTGTGTGTTGTTACCCTGTGGCTGCCACCACTAAAGTAGTTCTCCCAGCAGCTGTTTGCTGTAAAGCTAAAAGGCTTTCATTCCTAAATGAAATCCCTTGTGTCTCTTATATGGTCTTAGCTTGGGAGATCTTGCATAAGGCTTTACCCAGAGCTAAACAGCCAAGGAAACTGGGTATTTTCTCCACTGTCCCTGACTCAGCTTTGATGACTGTTTTAATTGCTATTGCAAACAGATTAGGTTGGACTGTCAGAGTGAGCACACAGGCTGATCAGCTGTTTTGTGATTTTAGTGAGGTTGTGGGAGCTGTCTTTCTTCCTCCTTATAATGTAAAAACTGCTCAAATAGCTAGCAGCGTTAAAGGCATCAAAGACATTGTGTTTGTCTGTGACAACCAGACAGATTTTCCATTTAATTCAACAACATTTAGAGGTACAAATGAGGAAGTCTACTGCCATGTACTCTACATGTCCCAAATAATGCAGAAATCTTCTCTGCAAACCCAAATGCCACAAATTTACCGTTGGCTGATATCTATGGATTTGGGCAGGAAGTCGTTGTCTTTGGATGCAACAGCTGTTCAAAGAGTAAAATCTCAAGACGTTGATCTTTTGTCTGTAAAAGAATCTGAATCATACTTCAGATGCCAGATCGTACCCATAATAGTCCTGAACAGTGCTGCCAAACACCAGCTGTCTGACATTCCAGTGATGCCTAAGCACGGTTTATTCCAGAAAGATTCAGTATATATTGTCACAGGTGGTCTAACGGGATTGGGCTTTGAGACAGTAAAGTTCATTGCTCAGAAAGGAGGAGGAAAAATTGTTATCCTGTCTAGAAGTAATCCAAACTCTGCGATGCAACAAGAGATAAGTCAAGTCAGTAGCCAATGGGATTCAGTCATTAAATCTCTGCCATGTGATGTTTCAATATCTGAGCAGGTGAACCAGATGATGGTTAATATTGGAAAACTATTTCCATCCAGTCCCATTAAAGGGGTATTCCACAGTGCGGTTGTCCTGCACGATGGGCTGATTGAACGTCTTGACAGATCTCTTTATGAGAAAGTCATGAGGCCAAAGGTGAATGGAGTGATTAACCTTCATCGTGCAACCTTGCAATGCAATCTGGATTACTTTGTGTGTTATTCTTCCATCTCTGCCTTCATTGGAAATCCCTCACAAACAAATTACGCTGCGGCTAATACGTTCATGGATACTTTCTGTCAGTACCGCAGAAACATTGGGCTTTCTGGACAGTCCATTAATTGGGGGGCTTTGAATCTCGGCCTTCTTCTGAACAAAGTCCATTTCCAAAGATTTCTGGAGGCAAAGGGAATCATGCTTTTGGAGATTCCAGAAATCCATGAAAGTCTTGAGCAGTGCCTTTTGATCAACAAGCCTCAACAGGTTGTATGCAGGTTTGATTTTAATAAAAGCTGGAATAACATCCTAAGTCAGAACAAATCACTGAGTGTACGCTTGTACAAAATAGCACAGGAAGCCATCATTAAAACTGGAGTGATCATGTCTAGACCTGAGCAACCCATGACATCCTCCTCACCACGTGATTATCTGCAGCTCATGATTAGCGAAACAGCTGGTGTTGAGATGGATGAGTTGAATGATGATGTTAAACTTTTCGATTTGGGGATTGACTCAATGTTAGCCATGACTCTGCAGAATGTTCTCTTTGCTGATAGAGGTGTGAATGTCCCTCTAGTGACTCTGCTGGATCCGAATAGCACATTGTTAACGCTCATCAAAATCCTGGAGCAAAATTGTGTAGAAGAATATCAGAATGACGATGAGAGCAATTCCACATACTTATAA